TTTGACTGCTTCATAGAGTGCAAATACTAACCACCATTTGTCACCACCATTGAAAGTGCCCTCCATTCATTAAAATCTACTCCAATAATTctgatgaaaaaataaaaacttatataaaccgaaaaaaaaaaaagaatgtaaAGTCAGATAGTTGATatatatgataattattttaacggcttaaattaataaattaaaaaaataaatataatattttaaatttaataataattgcataaaaaattatttatttttatttttataattattaatttttatattgatgaaattaatataacattctaaaatttaacaataatgcgattgactatttgatataaaattttattagttaattagtTGCCGATTGTCTCTGttaatagaaattttaaatcaaaactCGTTGTTGTTAAGAGAAAGTgaatatcaataaaaaatttgatataataatttttatattttttaatatcaatttattaaatttttattctacaactttattttatattacaatTCATAATCTATTTTAGGttcttattttataatatcattcaaaatataaatatattaattttatatattacatTGTTTATAACTTAATTGAATTaggagaaataattttttttttacataaacaagaaatgatttttaatttttaaaaaatcaataaaaaaatcaaagataaaattttaacacttatttaaaatttaaaattatttcgttGAGTTACTCAGATCGAACAAAATCAAAGTTAGATTTCTTTCCCTcaactaaaaaaattacaaaacagtaattaaaacaaatgaataTTTGATATAAGTGAAGAAATTAAaacaatataattaatataataaagctAAATCACAAGCATTTCTTGCGCCATCATCTGTCATCCCAGCACGTCCAAACAAATGATTAGCTTTTTTATAAGGGTTGGCGTAGCTTATTTGATAAggcaataaattaataaaattttaaaaaagtgcAGAAcactaaaaaattacaaatattctCTTCTCCCTCTAGCTTTtaccttatttaatttttttaaaattttattatttttttcctgtGTTGAACAGGCAGAGAGGAGATGATTCATGATTTTGGTGTCTCTAGCCATTTAGATCTCATCACTGATTTTTATACCATTCTTTGTTGTATTGCACAGATAAACTTCAACCCGATAGCATTGGACTCTCCCTGAAATggttctttctctctctctctttctctcgctTGTGAGCTTTCTCTGAATCCTCTCAGCTTCAACCAACCAAAACTGGTAATTTTTACCCTCCACAAAACCCTAAATCGCCTGCATTTTTTGTTAGATTTCTTTCCTTTTTGGTGACCACTGCGTGCTGTTATAAatggtttgtttttttttttttctaatctgtATATGATTCTGATTTGATCTCATTTCTGGTTTTTTCCTTTTCGAGATCTGGACTGCTGTAAGAATGGAAAGTCATGCActtgattttgtgtgtttttCTTTTGAGTATTTGTAGTTTGAACGTCTAAACTGTATAAGGTGAAAAGAGAATTTGGAATCCTCTGCTtaactgtttttatttttatattattttatttttggaaaATTCAATTGGTTGCGTTTccgtttttcttttgttttcttgGTAAATAGCCAAACAGACCGTTAGAGACTCGAAATTTTGTAAATATGgatctttttgtgttctttatttattttgtttgcttCTTCTGACTTTTTTTGCAGGTTGATCTGATTGGTTAGTACTCCAGATTGGTTTTGCTTTTACTCAGTTGTGGTCAATTCTCTGCATTTGAGACACTGAAGGTTGATTGGGAGTCGTAATTCTTCTGCACAGCTGAATTGTATGAATTGTTGATTTATAATTAGGATTGCAATTCATGTGCCTGGTACTTAGTATGATGCTAGCTGTGTAGTGAACTTAAGTCCTGTTCTTGGACTTGGGATAGTGTGAGTGCTGATTGGGATGATTCTCTGTGAAAGATCTCCCAGAAGTTTCTATCAATGCTTGTAGGAATTGTGCGGATTCATGGTAACATATATAGAAGCTTATATGTTACGATAGGTTATGGTTTTCACAGTTCTTCGAGAGGTAGGTTGACGTTAGTTATTTAGTGGATTCTGAAACAATTTGGACATGAGAAGCCGCTGGTTTACTAAACCATCTGTCATTTTCGGCCCTAGACCACCACATAGTTGGTTGTTGTTGTGCCTCATTTGTGTGCTTGTGCTGATCGCTATCTTAGGATCCACTTCTTCGAGTGCATTTGATTCTGTAACTAACACTCCACTACCTGACATTTATTCCAACTATAGAAGGTTAAAGGAGCAAGCAGCAGTTGATTATTTGGAGTTGAGAACCCTCTCATCAGGAGCTAGTAGGCAAAAAGAGCTGGGATTTTGTGGCagagaaagagaaaattatGTGCCTTGTTACAATGTCACAGCAAATTTGTTGGCTGGGTTTAAAAATGGAGAGGAGCTTGATAGGCATTGTGAAatgtcaagaccaagagaacggTGTTTGCTTCGCCCTCCTAAGGACTATAAGATCCCCTTAAGGTGGCCAGCTGGTAGAGATGTGATATGGAGTAATAATGTGAAGCTTACCAAGGATCATTTTCTTTCATCTGGAAGCATGACCAAAAGGTAATTCTTTTAGATTAATCTTGTATGTGGTTTAATCAGTACTGAACTTACCATTGCTTATAGTAGTGAATTAATTGTTTAAGGTTATACTTCTTTCAACACACTCTATAGGTTGATGTTATTGGAAGAGAATCAAATTGCTTTTCACTCAGAAGACGGGTtgatttttgatggtgtcaaaGACTATTCTCGCCAGATTGCAGAGATGATTGGTTTAGGAAGTGACTCTGAATTTCTTCAAGCTGGTGTAAGTCTTCTTGGCATTTTATAGTTGCTATCCTTGTAATATTGTGAGGAAAGGATTTCAAGGATATCGGCATTTGTTCAATACAATGGTTAATAGCTTTAAGCAGTTGCATGATAAAGTTCATGGTCATGATAGTTACGATGCCATGTACCCTTTTCTATGTTCTGAAATGGAATTATGAGCATATAGCtatctttttgttttttctcaTCTGCTTTTGTTAATTATAGGTGCAAACTGTACTAGACATTGGTTGTGGATTTGGTAGCTTTGGAGCTCATTTAGTGTCACTGAAGTTAATGGCTGTTTGTATTGCGGCATATGAAGCAACTGGGAGTCAAGTTCAGCTGGCCCTTGAGAGAGGTCTTCCAGCAATTATTGGCAATTTCATCTCACGTCAACTTCCATATCCATCATTATCGTTTGACATGGTTCATTGTGCTCAATGTGGCATTAATTGGGATGAAAAAGGTGTCTCTATATGTTTTGGTGTATCTTCTTCTAGTTACTGGATAGCTCCGTTTTAGATTTTctgcaaaaattattttatcataagGTTATCTTTAGTTTAACTTCTGCATccttgctttcagttgattctttgcctttttttttttgctgcaTTTGTTTTTGTTTCAGATGTTGGTTCTTTTGAATTACTTGACATTTGATCCTCCAATCTTGTATAACTTAGATTTGAAATTGACAGTATAACCTTTTATAATACTGTTAATCTTAAGTCATCTTGTCTTCCATTTCTATTTAATCCTCATGAAGAAAACTGttatctaaaaataatttaaaaagtgaATTTAGCCTTAGTCCATGTGGAATGCCAGAAAGGCAAACTAATAGATTAATGTGCTGTAGTGGGAGTCCGAAATTGGCATAAATAGATATTTCTACTCTGAGAGCTGTAGTAGTCTAGAGAGTTAAGTGTGAATTTTTGAAGACATTAGATGATGTATCAAGCTCTCCAAGCTATAGTGCCTAGTGAGGAATGGTACTGAGCCTACTGGCCTGATTATTAGTTACTGGAAATAATAGGAAAAGACTAACAGCCAGATAAGCATTTAAGTTAGTAGTAGTTGTTGCTAAACAATGTACTTTCATACTGGCAAGAGTGTCAAAGGGTCAGATGTGATAATGTTTCCTAGCATCCTTGTCAACATTGGTGTTTACTAGGAAAGCTAAGAGTTGAACGGTGCTTCACATTTCAATTTCTTGGTTGTGAAAATGGAActgcaaaaacaaaaaaaaaaaaaaaagaaaaaagaaaaagcagaagaaaaaagaaagagtaaGGGTTAGCTGAAGCATGTTTCTTCTCTCTCCTTAAAACATTGGGTGAAGTTGGATAGCAAATGTGATTTGACTTTAGCCTGAAAGTCAGAATAGCAATATCAGGCTTTTATATTACTAGGCTTTGGgattctctctctccctctctccctctctcaaaATACTGGATCTAATGTGATGATTTTTAAGCCATGGTGCTACAGTTGAACTTGATGTTGAATTCTTTGATGAAAACTGGTTTCATATTTGTTCTGTTCTTTTCATTACCTGGTCATGCTGTAGGTTTCTGCAAATATATCTGTTGCCTTTTATCCCTTTGTAATTAGAGAAATTGGTCAAATGACAAAGAATGTCTGTGTGCTGTGCCTCCTGCTAAGGACCACATCTACTAGCTGCAGCTTGCAACTTTTTATAGGTTTTTCTACCGCTATTCTAACTCTGTTGCTGGTATCAAACACTGGCACTATCACATTGAGGCCACAACAAATAGAAGCTACTTTTCCAACAAAATGGTACCCATATTAGATACTGATACACATTTGCATTGCTTGATACACATTTGATACTTCTAAAATGCATCCAGTTTCCAGATTTGAAGtgaaaatttttagattttgagAATTATGTTATTTCTTCCCTCTAAGGCGGAACGCTCCCCTGCTGATACATTTTTATCTCCCACGTAGGTGCTTTTAGACACATGTAAGTATATTGCTGATACATTTATAACCAatgcataaaataaaaatgccTGTGCTATTAAATTGTCatgtaaaatttaattgttcaaTGCTAGAAATGGAAAACAAAGAGTAAACTCATTTGTAAAGGTAATCTTGCTGCACTGTCATGTTAGTAATGTGTATTTTTCATCTCCCTAAATTAGTATACTTCATAGGAAAGACTTCCCCCACCCCACCTTTTTCTGGTGCCGTGGTAGGAGGAGAAAAAGGCAAATCAGTTATGAAAGTTAAGGAAAAAAATGAATGAATAGTTCATATCTGAATTGATTATGATTCTCAACTAAAGAATCCAATGGGGGAGAGACTATACTTGATTCTTGGCCCTTGCTTAAAGTCTTTGGAAAAAACTTGAGCCTAGCGCACAAACAAGGATAGGAGAACTctaatatttcaattttgaaGGAACAAATAAAAGGACCAAACTATGAATATGCAGATTATGTGTTGATCATTTTTTGAAGGTTGTGATGATACGAGTTATTGGTGTTGATGTTAAACGTTGTGCATGTTGTAGTTGAGAAATGGAATTgctaaattaattattacaagGTTGATGTAATCGAATTGTTTTCGTATGCCACTACTTCACTTTTCCGAAATTTGGTATGTGAATTTTGTAAATTTAAGGGTTTAGCACTTTGTTTCTTGAATCACTCGCATTATCTTCTAAGATTGGCTTGTTTAAACAGATGGTATCTTCCTCATTGAAGTTGATCGAGTTCTCAAACCTGGAGGTTACTTTGTTTTAACCTTGCCAATGAGCAAGCCACATGGAAGATCATCGAACTCAAAGAGGAGAAACACAGTGACACTAAAAGAAGAGTTAACTGAAAAAATATGTTGGACTCTTCTAGCTCAGCAGGAAGAGACTTTCATTTGGCAAAAAACCATAGATGTCCATTGCTATAGATCTCGGTGAGGATGTTAATATATAGTTCAGCATCTTCTCCATTTGTTTATGTTTTTCATACATTATTTCTCCCTCCCCCACTCCCCCCCCACCCTGTTATTTCTCTTCAACTTCAAAACTCTTGAGGCAATTGCATGCTAATATTCTTGTCTTTTCTTGTtccccctttttcttttctacTATAGTAAGCAGGATACTCCACCACTGTGCAGTGATGGGCCTGATACTTCTCCATATTATCACCCCCTTGTGGGATGTATAACTGGGACGCCCAGCAAACGCTGGATTCCCATTCAGAACAAGTCTTCGGGTTCCCAATTAAGCTCAGCCAAGCTTCAAGTTCATGGAAAGTATTGTTTTAAACACATTTATCTCTTGcctttatttatgtattttattttcatttttgtactttttcatttatttctgtTTCCATGcaacttattttcttttcatcagACATTTATCAGATTAAGAGAAGTCATTACCCAGTTATAGTTCCTACCCAAGTGGCATAGGACACAAAATTTTGAGAGAGATCTATACTTGAGTATTTTACTAGAATTGGTTGCTCTCTAGACTTGGACCTGCAGTCTTATGCTGCAAGCCTAAGACTATTACTATTGCACCAAGCAATGGCCCATATAACATTTATGTAAAACCCTTTAGTTcagtttttcaatatttattttacacATTTGTTGCTATCTAgtttgttgaatcccacatcggtccccataaatgtgccacgcaccagtaaaaattctgggcgtgagggggtgtgttgaatcccacttcggttgtggaaaggggtaatgtgccccttatatgggctataggcactcctcccccttgagctagcttttggtcTGGTGGTAAGTGCCTTAGGCCTTACGGctcaatggtatcagagccaggtcgCGGGTTCGATCCGTGGGGGTGAAGGGATTTAATATACTTCAAATGTCTCCAGGCGAATGGCCGTCACTTGGTCTCTCCCTGCCTTGGGAATGAATGGAGTGTCCTAAGATGATAAAAGTAGCGCCTCGACTAACAGCTTAAGCTTTTGGTCTGGTGGTAAGCGCCTTAGGCCTTACGGCTCAATGATATCAGAGcctcccatccgatgttgggcgccccataaatgtgccacgcaccagtaaaaattctgggcgtgagggggtgtgttgaatcccacatcggttgtggaaatgggtaatgtgccccttatatgggccataggcactcctcccccttgagctagcttttggggtgagttaggcttggcccaaatttaacatagtTTATTGATTCATTTTTGCCTTGCAGGAGTTCAGCCTGAAGATTTCTTTGAAGACTTGCAGTTTTGGGGATCAGCTCTAAGAAACTATTGGTCTTTGCTTACACCCTTAATTTTCTCTGATCATCCTAAGAGGCCAGGTGATGAAGATCCATTACCTCCCTATAACATGATACGTAATGTGATGGACATGAATGCTCACTATGGGGGTTTAAATGCTGCATTTCTGGAGCAAAAGAAATCAGTGTGGGTAATGAATGTTGTGCCTGTTTGGGCTCGTAACACACTTCCTCTGATACTGGACCGAGGTTTTGCTGgtgttttgcatgattggtaGGATAGTTTCATTAGAAGCAAGAAcatatttcataaattttttgggaaataatttaattgaaaaaaatataattgttcTATCTGTTGGGTATACAGGTGCGAGCCCTTCCCTACATACCCCCGTACATATGACATGCTTCATGCAAATGGGCTTCTCTCAAATCTCAGTTCAGATAGGTGCAGCATGATGGACCTGCTTTTAGAGATGGATCGAATTCTACGCCCCGAGGTACTTTTACTGTTTTCTTGGTATTTCTTTGTTGCCTAAACTTGAATGATTTGTGCAGTATAATGTAAGGTTGCTCGCTTCGTATTTTATGTTGAAAGTGCCTTTCACAACTCCATGTGGATTATGCTCCATTTTATACATTATATTTCTGGATGACATATCAGCAAGTTCAAATTCTTTCTTTTATAGAACTCCTATTTATGCCAAAACAAATTAGAACCTACTGCATGGCATAATTAGGTCTGATGTTTGGGCCTTAGTGGGATGTAAGAGGAGCAAAAATACTTTTGCAAACCAGAACTtaagtgttataggttataggaagtaaatgtgttaatataggaagtaaatattgatagatgtgttagttacttaattttagggattttataatcatagacttaatTTTCCTTCATGTTTAGATACTGTCTCTcgtgtataaataggttgtaatctttattgtgatacaacaataaatattatccttctacatggtatcagagccattctcgtagaaatttatttattttttctccctcgtcaaattttaaaatttttagagacttagggctcatgttcttttgtgttacccatctagggtaatatttgtctctcatcGTCCACCAGAGAGGACGCTGAAATTGTCATGCAACCCGCTTATCAGATTTGTGGTTCGTTTGCCGTTTGAATGTTGGGTGGGGGCGTTTAGTTGTCTTGCTTCCTAATGTAGAACgataatatttgttatcttTATTGTaatacaacaacaaatattatccttctacattAGGAAGCAAGTTTTGTATTTCAAAATTGATAACTAGCAAACAAAATggttaattgatattttttttattcaaactgAAAAGAATGGCTTATTCATATTGGTGCCATTCTTTTGTATCCAGCAGTTCTGGGCTTCTGGCTCTTTATTCCTTGTGCAAATCCTACAGTTACTTCCTCTGCAGCATTTTAGTTTTTTATGCAACTATTTTGTTGGGCAGGGATGGATTGTTCTTTCTGATAAATTGGGAGCTATTGAGATGGCTCGGGCACTGGCCACACAGATACACTGGGAAGCTAGGGTGATTGACTTGCAGAATGGCAGTGACCAGCGGCTACTTGTTTGCCAAAAACCATTTGTgagaaaatgattgagttaGCATCAGGGGTCTCACCAATCACCAAAGTGTACAATCTTTCTTTTAAGCTCTGGTAAATTCTATTTTCTGTCTTCAAAACTATTCAATAGAACCTTTGGGTACGGATTTGTTTTTAATTAGGTTATACACTTAACGACTCTGGTACGGgtcaaattttaattatgaatctTAGCTTCAGTTATATCTACATGAATTAGAGCTTGGTTTAGTTTATTGACCTACATGTACTCATTAGTTAGTCATTTCATACTGGATCTGTCTTGGATGCTCTCCTCGCGATATTTATGCCTGTAGCAACACTGAAACACCTAAAGTAGTTTGCTTAGCAATATTTTCCTTTCATGCAGCTGCGCCTTAGTTGCATATGTGAACTGAACTCATTACCCTTGGGTTTGTACCACCTGCGACAATAAGTCGGTTGTCCTAAATAACCTGAAATATGTTCACTCAGTGATTTTAGACTTGCAGCCATTCAAGTTAGTTGAGCCTCTACAAGCAAACCCGTGTCTAGAATTCCTACCAAGTTCTTTTCAGCATATTGCATTAGTTTTTATGGAGACTAGCTTATGTTCTCTTTATTCTTCATTATAAAAGAGAAGTTGCACTCTAAAGTTAACTCTGAGTTCTTGTTAACGCCTGCTATGAATATTTTTGATAGCTTCACTATGCGGCCTCGACCATGAAAATCCAGGGAAGCTGTAGAATAGAATGGATGCTGGCTGCACAAGTAGCTGGGAAGCATGCAATTTTTGTCAAAGCATTTGTGGTTATTCATTcatcatatttttaaaacaaaattctTGTGAGTGTTATTTTTCTTCCCTTGAAACTTTACTAAATATTGGACATAATGACTCTGTATTGATCAATCACACTACCTGTCGAGGGGGAAATGCCAGACGATGAAATGATAGTTACACTCGATATTCTCTCTCGGGTTGGACTTGGATTCAGGATTTGAATCTCTCTCtacatataattttttgtaGTTGGAGGAGGCTAGAAGCCTAAAGGGTTTATCAAATTTTATAGTTTCAGTTTAGAAGGTTAGAGTGAATATGTTTAGAGTGAAAAATTCTGTATCTGAACTCAGTATTTTCTTCTATGCTTTTATTTCTTATATAGTGAAATTAATTGACATTGTTTAATATGCTTGTCCTTATCTTCCACTtgtaattctttttctttttttatttttgaaaaaaaaaacaatggaataaaaagttgagaaaaggaaGTTTCTGGCCGCTGCAAGAGATGGAAAAATGTTGACATATTA
The sequence above is a segment of the Manihot esculenta cultivar AM560-2 chromosome 5, M.esculenta_v8, whole genome shotgun sequence genome. Coding sequences within it:
- the LOC110614977 gene encoding probable methyltransferase PMT5 isoform X3, with the protein product MRSRWFTKPSVIFGPRPPHSWLLLCLICVLVLIAILGSTSSSAFDSVTNTPLPDIYSNYRRLKEQAAVDYLELRTLSSGASRQKELGFCGRERENYVPCYNVTANLLAGFKNGEELDRHCEMSRPRERCLLRPPKDYKIPLRWPAGRDVIWSNNVKLTKDHFLSSGSMTKRLMLLEENQIAFHSEDGLIFDGVKDYSRQIAEMIGLGSDSEFLQAGVQTVLDIGCGFGSFGAHLVSLKLMAVCIAAYEATGSQVQLALERGLPAIIGNFISRQLPYPSLSFDMVHCAQCGINWDEKDGIFLIEVDRVLKPGGYFVLTLPMSKPHGRSSNSKRRNTVTLKEELTEKICWTLLAQQEETFIWQKTIDVHCYRSRKQDTPPLCSDGPDTSPYYHPLVGCITGTPSKRWIPIQNKSSGSQLSSAKLQVHGKSSA
- the LOC110614977 gene encoding probable methyltransferase PMT5 isoform X1, producing the protein MRSRWFTKPSVIFGPRPPHSWLLLCLICVLVLIAILGSTSSSAFDSVTNTPLPDIYSNYRRLKEQAAVDYLELRTLSSGASRQKELGFCGRERENYVPCYNVTANLLAGFKNGEELDRHCEMSRPRERCLLRPPKDYKIPLRWPAGRDVIWSNNVKLTKDHFLSSGSMTKRLMLLEENQIAFHSEDGLIFDGVKDYSRQIAEMIGLGSDSEFLQAGVQTVLDIGCGFGSFGAHLVSLKLMAVCIAAYEATGSQVQLALERGLPAIIGNFISRQLPYPSLSFDMVHCAQCGINWDEKDGIFLIEVDRVLKPGGYFVLTLPMSKPHGRSSNSKRRNTVTLKEELTEKICWTLLAQQEETFIWQKTIDVHCYRSRKQDTPPLCSDGPDTSPYYHPLVGCITGTPSKRWIPIQNKSSGSQLSSAKLQVHGVQPEDFFEDLQFWGSALRNYWSLLTPLIFSDHPKRPGDEDPLPPYNMIRNVMDMNAHYGGLNAAFLEQKKSVWVMNVVPVWARNTLPLILDRGFAGVLHDWCEPFPTYPRTYDMLHANGLLSNLSSDRCSMMDLLLEMDRILRPEGWIVLSDKLGAIEMARALATQIHWEARVIDLQNGSDQRLLVCQKPFVRK
- the LOC110614977 gene encoding probable methyltransferase PMT4 isoform X2, with protein sequence MSRPRERCLLRPPKDYKIPLRWPAGRDVIWSNNVKLTKDHFLSSGSMTKRLMLLEENQIAFHSEDGLIFDGVKDYSRQIAEMIGLGSDSEFLQAGVQTVLDIGCGFGSFGAHLVSLKLMAVCIAAYEATGSQVQLALERGLPAIIGNFISRQLPYPSLSFDMVHCAQCGINWDEKDGIFLIEVDRVLKPGGYFVLTLPMSKPHGRSSNSKRRNTVTLKEELTEKICWTLLAQQEETFIWQKTIDVHCYRSRKQDTPPLCSDGPDTSPYYHPLVGCITGTPSKRWIPIQNKSSGSQLSSAKLQVHGVQPEDFFEDLQFWGSALRNYWSLLTPLIFSDHPKRPGDEDPLPPYNMIRNVMDMNAHYGGLNAAFLEQKKSVWVMNVVPVWARNTLPLILDRGFAGVLHDWCEPFPTYPRTYDMLHANGLLSNLSSDRCSMMDLLLEMDRILRPEGWIVLSDKLGAIEMARALATQIHWEARVIDLQNGSDQRLLVCQKPFVRK